The DNA segment ctTTTGACTTGTTATGAAGAGATTCATATTTTTCGGGAGGCATTTTCATTATTGTGTCTGCgtaaaagatatatatttataatgtttATAATATAGCATACTGTTTCATAGTTCATACATTATGCATATGCAAGCACATGTACTCAATCCGTATGCTCTTCTATTATTACGCATAAACAAATtatctaatattttttgtagtAACAATTTCactaatatatattgatTCAAACCTGTTAATGTATCTACGGAAAATTTGTATACTTCATCTGTATGTGGGCATAGAATAACctgaaaattattttttgtatattttataactttttctaaatttcgatattcatatttatgGTAAATTGTTAGGCAAACTCCTTTTTCTTTCCCTCTTCCAGTTCGCCCAGAtctaaaaacaaaattataattaattatttatcagttaaaaaaaaattatattcatattctACATTTATCTTAATGCATAATTTTACTATACATCCATTTAATTAACCTGTGTACATAATCATTTGGAGACACTGGTGgagaataatttaaaatgaAAACAACATTCTCTATATCCAATCCTCTACTCACTATATCTGTTGTaataagtatttttttttttcctaatttaaataaatttatattttcatttttttgtgcTGTCAATAAATCTGAATGTATCATAACTGCATGGGGTTTCAAAAATGCATTTTCGTACAACTTTTCCACCTTtacaaaaaagaaaaataataaaattaaaaacaatataataataattctcaaataatttatcacaaagtttatatatatatgaaaatccACAAACTGCACAACTCAAGTATCAACAAATCATaagcaaaatataaaagaaataaaaataatatatgaagAATAAAAGAAACAGCCACAAAATATAACACCACATATATCGATaggaaatatatacacatttatcTAACagttattttaatttaatgcacacacatataaacatattttaccTCGTCTTTTGAgtttgaaaaaattatacatttgtttattttgtcaCCATCTTCAATAATTGTAgatgtatttttattcatataatcAGAAATCAACTTATTACTATCATATTCCTCTTTATCTATATCATTAAATTGTTTTTGTCGCTCAAGCATACtttgatttttatttgataaacCTTTTtggttaaaaaaaaatatatttaaaaaatagggaacatatttatattttgatggagtatttattttacatataaaatgagaaatatttaaattacatAAGCtatactttttattttctttacttAATAATTGAAATGAATTAtctttcttatttttattcgaGTTACATGAAAttgtattttcattttctttatttttaatcgTTTCTTTAATACCATTAAcaaaatcgaaaaaaataaaatcaaacAAATgctcatttatttttttcatcattaattcatttatattagctgtaaataaatacatattaaaatctttataatttaaattatcataattgttattattctctttcttatttatttcattctCTATGAAATTTAATCCATTTTTtgaagaataataaaataaaaaattaaatatcaATCTTCTATTTTCTATAATATAATCAAACTCATCAACAACAATAGTATTAACACAATTCAAAACattgttcataatatttttatcatttttttttttgtttttataactttttatATAACTCTCAAACTTGTTAGGtgtacataaataaaaatgtattccACTATTTTCTATTTCCATATCTGTATTAAAATTTTccttatttataatattatttttaacaaCAACACTTGATCTCATCTTTTTCATATTACTAAAAGAATCATTTTCATCACTTAATATACACACATTTAAATTAGGGTATAtagacaaaatataaatatataactgtttacacaaatatatattttgtgtaAGTATTAATACATTTCTATTGCAATcaaatttatcatttattatcTTTTGTATTAATGGTAATAAATAACATAAAGTTTTTCCTGTTcctgttttattatatataagtaaatgcttacaattttttacaacaatttcattaaatataatatactgatacatatataatttatttatttttaagatAAATTTTAGGTTGTTAATAATTTCTTCGTcaacatttaatatatttacgTCTATATGTTCATGTCtgtttaatattttgttatcttcattattaaatatatttttatcatttacattatttatttgtggAGATTTCCACTCTTCATATTTGTTActatttaattcattttccTCAAAAACTGTGTTTTTATTCTTATCATttcctttattattatttgcttCAGTATAATAACCTatagataatatttttataattttatttgtatttctAACCATATCATTTTTCCATCCATAACCATACCTCTTAATATACTCCTTCCCACCAAATCTTGAATCTTTACTTACTATACCATTTTTCCTTTCAATTAAACttgaataattataattttccaaaaaatTATTGCAAATTGTtctatttaaatttatatttcgGCTTATTTTCTTCCCGCCTTTTAAACTTTTACTCAACACATTCATATCAATAATTGATAAGTGACTTGAATTGTTAATGTTTTGTATATCAATAAGCGTGTTTATCCCATTTTTCGCTCGTATCATTTTAGACGCATAAACAttacattaatatatgtttcttataatattctttatattaatattttatatcttttCAACTTCCTTTCTTTTTCTACCCTTTTCATACATTTGTTCTTCATATTTcgtcatatatatttacttaaTAAATCATATACTTAATTATGGAGTGTTTCccttaattttatttataaaaaatatacaaataaaaacttgaagcaaaataaaatattataaaaaatcgaaaaaaagGGGGAACAATAACTCATTTATACttgtaatataataaatatacatgtGAAAAAAcgacaaataaaaattttcacATTTCCCACcttcatttatataaaaaaatacaactattttttaatatcattatGGAATTTAAAATACAACAAATTCTCAAAGAATAGTATAGAATTTGTTTTGATattattctttattattatttcctttacatACTTTTATTCATAtccatacatatatatgtaggTTATACTTAGGTTTGCATTTTTAAAGGAACAAATTATACTaaacactttttttttttattaaaaaaacatacaaTTTGCATATGTTCATGatgttattataaatatatcacaAAAACGCTACTTAATTATTAccaattataatttatttctctttttttgtgtttcatccttttatacaaaattttCAGATTTAAtgataaactatattttcataaatacaattattttataatattaacaaatcaAATTAATACACACGCTTCAAAATACATacgaaattttattttccaactatacaatattatattcCCTCCTTTGAAGAAACACCAAAAAAACAGGAAAAAATACTAGACGAgggaaaaataaatcaaaacaTTATcactaataaaaaataaaatttaaataaaacacattttataagttttacctatatatatttttatttgttcatatttttttccacataataaaatagcatttctccatataaaaaaatgaaaacaacTCTTCCCACATAAtcatgtaaaaaaaatataaatacattattatataaccatatgtatatatataaatatgtcaTATTTTTGTGTGTAAAAAAACTCCTAACAGTATAAACTAATTCATAACTAGGgtttattcattatataaaaaaattgttaacaTGGCCACAGAAATGCAGTAATTGCAACCTCAAATGGAAATATTAGTTAAAGGGTATCTTCGAAAGTTTTACAATTATTCCTATTTCCACTATATATACCATTATTTGATTTATTCGAAATGACACGCTTAAATATagggtatatttttatgctttaatacaattttgttTGAGCAAgttttatttgttatttttacaatataaaaaattatttaatgtaaaaaaatgtaataaataaaaaaataataataaataatgaaaattatttttttttaaacaagctgtatgtatatataagtgtgtgcatatatacaCTTTTAAAGAGAGGGtatctataaaatttaaatttccAATTGTAATACCCTTaaagcaaaataaaattgtctCCAATTATttgcatataaaaatatattttttattatgcttctaataaaattataatgtttcatatatataactattaaATCATATTTCTATTtcctttaatttattaagatttattttttctcattaCAAATTTCAGAAAAATTCCATTTcataaatcattttttagcAACAGATCCTGATCCAGATGTACCTAAACCCATAACTGATTTAAATGTATCATATATCCACCATTGTAAACCTGTTAATGTTCCTATCATTAAAACCCTTGTGCATATACCTTtcgtaaataaattatacattcCCATCTCTTTTGTTATAATAGATAAAGTTTTCCCCTTGTTTTCTACCTTTCCTAATTGAGATATCATATTATCGGCAGGATGTGAAACTAGTGCACATATAATACCAGATAAATATCCTGATGCGAAAGTTATACCTAATTGTGTTGACTTAGAATAGGTATCCTTTGGTTGGGTAAATACATTATCATACATTAATTGaacaattttttcaaaaaaataaaatttagcCATAGTATATGGGATTTGACGGCACCATAAAGGTGAAACACTACCAAATGGAAATTTTGTTTCGCTTCTGTTTTTTAacataaatgaaaaagattTTGATAGTTTATTTGGAAATGTTCCAGGTTTACTTGTTTGCATTTTAACTTTAATCATTTCAAATggacataaaaatatatctgcTGCAAATTCTGCTGATGCTGATGCAAGTAGCCATGTTGCtcctttatatttatatgcatattctTCTCctaaataatttgaatacacatctttaaatatttcataaaaaCCAAATTTACATAAACCTTGAAGAGAATATCCTATAAATGTAGGAGTCCATCCTAATGATAAACTTTTAACTTTTTcctcttttattatttttcctatactttgaaataaatttttatatatatttggatATGTTTGAATTCTACATTTTGTAACATCTAATGGGGTTATTAATGTGTGTGTCAATCCACAAGACAATATTCCTCCAAACATGCATTTACTATAATATGACAAATTGTGTTCATGTGGATGTTTTATTCTAGTAACTGGGCTACTAAATCTCGAATCCCAATTATCTGATCCTTGCATTTTCACAAATATTCAAAAtctgatattaaaaattgtttcaaatataaatgagcatgataaataaatagtaaaataacGTAATTCTATCAATTTTTggcatacatacatataaatattattttatatatccccaaattgtataaaatttaatataattaaattaaccAATGTAACTTATAATTAATTAGCACAATATTATAAAGACTTTGTGTTgcaatacatattttaaagttTTTCACAAAACAAATTGCGCTTAAATAAGTATTACATTAACACTTTCCATTTATTTAATCTTCAAAATGGTACAAAATGatacaaaataatacaaaataatacaaaataatacaaaataaatatatgtgcatatatatttatatgttcatGTATTAATTTAAGgtatgcatttttttacatttccCTTTATCAACCATGTGTTTAcgtattttcaattttaattatttcctTACCTTTATTATCTCTGTTATTAGTACTTTActgattattatatattatgaagGACCATTTGCTGTTTtagcatatttatatttttttttttttatttgaatttttttttacaaatatatttcacaTAAATTCATACAAATTTCAATTGGTTTTACCACTTCCTTCCgttatacttatttatttccgccatatttttatataaaatgtatatatttttttaagtattcactatatttttttcttttattattttttttaatcacgCTAATAATGATGtgcacatatttttaaatatattcctgAGCATGCCATATTTCCTTATATCcatacaattatataaattccttttgtttaatacataatataaacaaaatttaattatataaa comes from the Plasmodium yoelii strain 17X genome assembly, chromosome: 6 genome and includes:
- a CDS encoding ATP-dependent DNA/RNA helicase PSH2, putative, with product MIRAKNGINTLIDIQNINNSSHLSIIDMNVLSKSLKGGKKISRNINLNRTICNNFLENYNYSSLIERKNGIVSKDSRFGGKEYIKRYGYGWKNDMVRNTNKIIKILSIGYYTEANNNKGNDKNKNTVFEENELNSNKYEEWKSPQINNVNDKNIFNNEDNKILNRHEHIDVNILNVDEEIINNLKFILKINKLYMYQYIIFNEIVVKNCKHLLIYNKTGTGKTLCYLLPLIQKIINDKFDCNRNVLILTQNIYLCKQLYIYILSIYPNLNVCILSDENDSFSNMKKMRSSVVVKNNIINKENFNTDMEIENSGIHFYLCTPNKFESYIKSYKNKKKNDKNIMNNVLNCVNTIVVDEFDYIIENRRLIFNFLFYYSSKNGLNFIENEINKKENNNNYDNLNYKDFNMYLFTANINELMMKKINEHLFDFIFFDFVNGIKETIKNKENENTISCNSNKNKKDNSFQLLSKENKKYSLCNLNISHFICKINTPSKYKYVPYFLNIFFFNQKGLSNKNQSMLERQKQFNDIDKEEYDSNKLISDYMNKNTSTIIEDGDKINKCIIFSNSKDEVEKLYENAFLKPHAVMIHSDLLTAQKNENINLFKLGKKKILITTDIVSRGLDIENVVFILNYSPPVSPNDYVHRSGRTGRGKEKGVCLTIYHKYEYRNLEKVIKYTKNNFQVILCPHTDEVYKFSVDTLTDTIMKMPPEKYESLHNKSKELFEKYNTRIIAQILSILLKFDKKGQNISLLSGKKNYTSVLIKDPFFELIKNKDDIINMLKVTIGSGNFSSIVGDIAKCDEGYIADICSSSVNKIINLFNNSNSHYRNKGVEINTIIELPQIVREKKNVMKKNKKTPWIKYKLQRKKIIILGRKEDKYKKKGTAEFIKDINRPI